One window of the Saccopteryx bilineata isolate mSacBil1 chromosome 2, mSacBil1_pri_phased_curated, whole genome shotgun sequence genome contains the following:
- the PCBP2 gene encoding poly(rC)-binding protein 2 isoform X2, with product MDTGVIEGGLNVTLTIRLLMHGKEVGSIIGKKGESVKKMREESGARINISEGNCPERIITLAGPTNAIFKAFAMIIDKLEEDISSSMTNSTAASKPPVTLRLVVPASQCGSLIGKGGCKIKEIRESTGAQVQVAGDMLPNSTERAITIAGIPQSIIECVKQICVVMLETLSQSPPKGVTIPYRPKPSSSPVIFAGGQDRYSTGSDSASFPHTTPSMCLNPDLEGPPLEAYTIQGQYAIPQPDLTKLHQLAMQQSHFPMTHGNTGFSGIESSSPEVKGYWGLDASAQTTSHELTIPNDLIGCIIGRQGAKINEIRQMSGAQIKIANPVEGSTDRQVTITGSAASISLAQYLINVSLENAKPSSQAASVTIPDHLSINLSQPSTPSSSSSSSTTTPSLATAGTSDAPSSLPNPLPTAPCVSSLLGMKPIPLLALNVVSAAKGTGASATTTTSAVPCVTNKLKGEKQRFSPY from the exons ATGGACACCGGTGTGATTGAAGGTGGATTAAACGTCACTCTTACCATCCGGCTACTTATGCATGGAAAG GAAGTTGGCAGTATCATCGGAAAG AAAGGAGAATCAGTTAAGAAGATGCGCGAGGAG AGTGGTGCACGTATCAACATCTCAGAAGGGAATTGTCCTGAGAGAATTATCACTTTGGCTGGACCCACTAATGCCATCTTCAAAGCCTTTGCTATGATCATTGACAAACTGGAAGAG GACATCAGCAGCTCTATGACCAATAGCACAGCTGCCAGTAAACCCCCAGTCACGCTGCGGCTGGTGGTCCCTGCTAGTCAGTGTGGCTCTCTGATTGGGAAAGGTGGTTGCAAGATCAAGGAAATACGAGAG agtACAGGGGCTCAGGTCCAGGTGGCAGGGGATATGCTACCCAACTCAACTGAGCGGGCCATCACTATTGCTGGCATTCCGCAATCCATCATTGAGTGTGTGAAACAGATCTGCGTGGTCATGTTGGAG actctctcccagTCCCCTCCGAAGGGCGTGACCATCCCGTACCGGCCCAAGCCGTCCAGTTCTCCAGTTATCTTTGCAGGTGGTCAG GACAGGTACAGCACAGGCAGCGACAGTGCGAGCTTTCCCCACACCACCCCGTCCATGTGCCTCAACCCTGACCTGGAGGGACCACCTCTAGAG GCCTATACCATTCAAGGACAGTATGCCATTCCTCAGCCAGAT TTGACCAAGCTGCACCAATTGGCAATGCAACAGTCTCATTTTCCCATGACGCATGGCAACACCGGATTCAGTG GCATTGAATCCAGCTCTCCAGAGGTGAAAGGCTATTGGg GTTTGGATGCATCTGCTCAGACTACTTCTCATGAACTCACCATTCCAAATGAT tTGATTGGCTGCATAATTGGGCGTCAAGGCGCTAAAATCAATGAGATCCGTCAGATGTCTGGGGCGCAGATCAAAATTGCGAACCCAGTGGAAGGATCTACTGATAGGCAGGTTACCATCACTGGATCTGCTGCCAGCATTAGCCTGGCTCAATATCTAATCAATGTCAG TTTAGAAAACGCTAAACCCTCCTCCCAGGCAGCCTCCGTCACGATCCCTGATCACCTCAGCATCAACCTCTCTCAACCCTccaccccttcttcttcttcttcctcctccaccaccaccccctcgcTCGCCACAGCGGGGACCTCCGACGCACCCTCCAGCCTCCCCAACCCTCTTCCGACCGCCCCTTGTGTCTCCAGTCTGCTTGGCATGAAACCCATCCCTCTCCTGGCTCTAAATGTTGTGTCTGCTGCTAAGGGTACCGGGGCTTCAGctaccaccaccacctctgctgTGCCATGTGTAACTAACAAACTGAAAGGCGAGAAACAGAGATTCTCCCCCTACTGA
- the PCBP2 gene encoding poly(rC)-binding protein 2 isoform X1 has product MDTGVIEGGLNVTLTIRLLMHGKEVGSIIGKKGESVKKMREESGARINISEGNCPERIITLAGPTNAIFKAFAMIIDKLEEDISSSMTNSTAASKPPVTLRLVVPASQCGSLIGKGGCKIKEIRESTGAQVQVAGDMLPNSTERAITIAGIPQSIIECVKQICVVMLETLSQSPPKGVTIPYRPKPSSSPVIFAGGQDRYSTGSDSASFPHTTPSMCLNPDLEGPPLEAYTIQGQYAIPQPDLTKLHQLAMQQSHFPMTHGNTGFSGIESSSPEVKGYWAGLDASAQTTSHELTIPNDLIGCIIGRQGAKINEIRQMSGAQIKIANPVEGSTDRQVTITGSAASISLAQYLINVSLENAKPSSQAASVTIPDHLSINLSQPSTPSSSSSSSTTTPSLATAGTSDAPSSLPNPLPTAPCVSSLLGMKPIPLLALNVVSAAKGTGASATTTTSAVPCVTNKLKGEKQRFSPY; this is encoded by the exons ATGGACACCGGTGTGATTGAAGGTGGATTAAACGTCACTCTTACCATCCGGCTACTTATGCATGGAAAG GAAGTTGGCAGTATCATCGGAAAG AAAGGAGAATCAGTTAAGAAGATGCGCGAGGAG AGTGGTGCACGTATCAACATCTCAGAAGGGAATTGTCCTGAGAGAATTATCACTTTGGCTGGACCCACTAATGCCATCTTCAAAGCCTTTGCTATGATCATTGACAAACTGGAAGAG GACATCAGCAGCTCTATGACCAATAGCACAGCTGCCAGTAAACCCCCAGTCACGCTGCGGCTGGTGGTCCCTGCTAGTCAGTGTGGCTCTCTGATTGGGAAAGGTGGTTGCAAGATCAAGGAAATACGAGAG agtACAGGGGCTCAGGTCCAGGTGGCAGGGGATATGCTACCCAACTCAACTGAGCGGGCCATCACTATTGCTGGCATTCCGCAATCCATCATTGAGTGTGTGAAACAGATCTGCGTGGTCATGTTGGAG actctctcccagTCCCCTCCGAAGGGCGTGACCATCCCGTACCGGCCCAAGCCGTCCAGTTCTCCAGTTATCTTTGCAGGTGGTCAG GACAGGTACAGCACAGGCAGCGACAGTGCGAGCTTTCCCCACACCACCCCGTCCATGTGCCTCAACCCTGACCTGGAGGGACCACCTCTAGAG GCCTATACCATTCAAGGACAGTATGCCATTCCTCAGCCAGAT TTGACCAAGCTGCACCAATTGGCAATGCAACAGTCTCATTTTCCCATGACGCATGGCAACACCGGATTCAGTG GCATTGAATCCAGCTCTCCAGAGGTGAAAGGCTATTGGg CAGGTTTGGATGCATCTGCTCAGACTACTTCTCATGAACTCACCATTCCAAATGAT tTGATTGGCTGCATAATTGGGCGTCAAGGCGCTAAAATCAATGAGATCCGTCAGATGTCTGGGGCGCAGATCAAAATTGCGAACCCAGTGGAAGGATCTACTGATAGGCAGGTTACCATCACTGGATCTGCTGCCAGCATTAGCCTGGCTCAATATCTAATCAATGTCAG TTTAGAAAACGCTAAACCCTCCTCCCAGGCAGCCTCCGTCACGATCCCTGATCACCTCAGCATCAACCTCTCTCAACCCTccaccccttcttcttcttcttcctcctccaccaccaccccctcgcTCGCCACAGCGGGGACCTCCGACGCACCCTCCAGCCTCCCCAACCCTCTTCCGACCGCCCCTTGTGTCTCCAGTCTGCTTGGCATGAAACCCATCCCTCTCCTGGCTCTAAATGTTGTGTCTGCTGCTAAGGGTACCGGGGCTTCAGctaccaccaccacctctgctgTGCCATGTGTAACTAACAAACTGAAAGGCGAGAAACAGAGATTCTCCCCCTACTGA
- the PCBP2 gene encoding poly(rC)-binding protein 2 isoform X4 has protein sequence MDTGVIEGGLNVTLTIRLLMHGKEVGSIIGKKGESVKKMREESGARINISEGNCPERIITLAGPTNAIFKAFAMIIDKLEEDISSSMTNSTAASKPPVTLRLVVPASQCGSLIGKGGCKIKEIRESTGAQVQVAGDMLPNSTERAITIAGIPQSIIECVKQICVVMLETLSQSPPKGVTIPYRPKPSSSPVIFAGGQDRYSTGSDSASFPHTTPSMCLNPDLEGPPLELTKLHQLAMQQSHFPMTHGNTGFSGIESSSPEVKGYWAGLDASAQTTSHELTIPNDLIGCIIGRQGAKINEIRQMSGAQIKIANPVEGSTDRQVTITGSAASISLAQYLINVSLENAKPSSQAASVTIPDHLSINLSQPSTPSSSSSSSTTTPSLATAGTSDAPSSLPNPLPTAPCVSSLLGMKPIPLLALNVVSAAKGTGASATTTTSAVPCVTNKLKGEKQRFSPY, from the exons ATGGACACCGGTGTGATTGAAGGTGGATTAAACGTCACTCTTACCATCCGGCTACTTATGCATGGAAAG GAAGTTGGCAGTATCATCGGAAAG AAAGGAGAATCAGTTAAGAAGATGCGCGAGGAG AGTGGTGCACGTATCAACATCTCAGAAGGGAATTGTCCTGAGAGAATTATCACTTTGGCTGGACCCACTAATGCCATCTTCAAAGCCTTTGCTATGATCATTGACAAACTGGAAGAG GACATCAGCAGCTCTATGACCAATAGCACAGCTGCCAGTAAACCCCCAGTCACGCTGCGGCTGGTGGTCCCTGCTAGTCAGTGTGGCTCTCTGATTGGGAAAGGTGGTTGCAAGATCAAGGAAATACGAGAG agtACAGGGGCTCAGGTCCAGGTGGCAGGGGATATGCTACCCAACTCAACTGAGCGGGCCATCACTATTGCTGGCATTCCGCAATCCATCATTGAGTGTGTGAAACAGATCTGCGTGGTCATGTTGGAG actctctcccagTCCCCTCCGAAGGGCGTGACCATCCCGTACCGGCCCAAGCCGTCCAGTTCTCCAGTTATCTTTGCAGGTGGTCAG GACAGGTACAGCACAGGCAGCGACAGTGCGAGCTTTCCCCACACCACCCCGTCCATGTGCCTCAACCCTGACCTGGAGGGACCACCTCTAGAG TTGACCAAGCTGCACCAATTGGCAATGCAACAGTCTCATTTTCCCATGACGCATGGCAACACCGGATTCAGTG GCATTGAATCCAGCTCTCCAGAGGTGAAAGGCTATTGGg CAGGTTTGGATGCATCTGCTCAGACTACTTCTCATGAACTCACCATTCCAAATGAT tTGATTGGCTGCATAATTGGGCGTCAAGGCGCTAAAATCAATGAGATCCGTCAGATGTCTGGGGCGCAGATCAAAATTGCGAACCCAGTGGAAGGATCTACTGATAGGCAGGTTACCATCACTGGATCTGCTGCCAGCATTAGCCTGGCTCAATATCTAATCAATGTCAG TTTAGAAAACGCTAAACCCTCCTCCCAGGCAGCCTCCGTCACGATCCCTGATCACCTCAGCATCAACCTCTCTCAACCCTccaccccttcttcttcttcttcctcctccaccaccaccccctcgcTCGCCACAGCGGGGACCTCCGACGCACCCTCCAGCCTCCCCAACCCTCTTCCGACCGCCCCTTGTGTCTCCAGTCTGCTTGGCATGAAACCCATCCCTCTCCTGGCTCTAAATGTTGTGTCTGCTGCTAAGGGTACCGGGGCTTCAGctaccaccaccacctctgctgTGCCATGTGTAACTAACAAACTGAAAGGCGAGAAACAGAGATTCTCCCCCTACTGA